From a region of the Coffea arabica cultivar ET-39 chromosome 3e, Coffea Arabica ET-39 HiFi, whole genome shotgun sequence genome:
- the LOC113736812 gene encoding uncharacterized protein: protein MGRPPSFFTNLCIRRTPNTHFQNPNSQIRNRNNSNTSKSSAGNGEFVQNSDANVVKIHDFKPQGFTEIAKAVSKIIRSRPRWEETILSEFPTVNFVDPSFYNEVLKHQNNVFLSLRFYYWISSQHGFLPDSVLCTVIFNGLVEAKAAKIAQNFLGFMRFMPEPNDLERFAECLCENGLIEDALEVFDYLKWVNYCPTLKTWNSALSGALQARRADIVWKVYGNMIESGVIADVDTTGYLIDAFCMDDNVWKGYELLRQVVNGGHFPSSVVSNQLIRVFSKSGNYSRMSDVLHIMIAMNQPPGIFTYQEVINGLCKRNMKHEGFRVFNDLKDRGYAPDRVMYTTMIHGLCKMKWLGDARRLWFEMIQKGMIPNEYTYNALIYGYFKIGNLAEAERLSKEMCEIGYGETTVSYNTMIKGLCLNGKVEAAHDLFQQMAERNVACDVITFNSLIQGFCQEGNIAMGTKLLHDLINRGLQPSTASYTVLIEKLCEMGHVEEGTVLWKDMQERGVLPAVCSHDSIIVGLVEQGFLAEGMEWLSNMLESRRRPRQETFERLIHCLSEADKWGDALFVLGSMLKMGYTLNECICLSVVGKLCNDNPSGVEKCIEDVLRTANAS, encoded by the coding sequence ATGGGAAGGCCTCCTTCATTTTTCACTAATCTCTGCATCCGCCGGACCCCGAATACCCATTTCCAAAACCCTAATAGTCAAATCCGAAACCGAAACAATAGTAATACCAGTAAAAGCAGTGCTGGGAATGGAGAATTCGTGCAAAATTCAGATGCAAATGTGGTTAAAATTCATGACTTTAAACCGCAGGGTTTTACTGAGATAGCCAAAGCGGTATCCAAGATTATCCGCAGCCGACCCCGATGGGAGGAAACCATTCTTTCAGAATTTCCAACTGTGAATTTTGTTGATCCCAGCTTCTACAATGAGGTCTTGAAGCACCAAAATAATGTATTTCTGTCTCTCCGATTTTACTATTGGATTAGTTCTCAACATGGGTTCTTGCCAGATTCTGTCTTGTGTACTGTGATTTTTAATGGACTTGTGGAGGCCAAGGCTGctaaaattgcacaaaatttcCTTGGTTTTATGAGATTTATGCCGGAGCCCAATGACCTGGAGCGTTTTGCAGAGTGCCTTTGTGAAAATGGATTGATTGAGGATGCTCTTGaggtatttgattatttgaagtgGGTAAACTACTGCCCCACATTGAAGACATGGAATTCAGCGTTGTCGGGTGCACTTCAGGCAAGAAGGGCTGATattgtttggaaagtttatgggaATATGATCGAAAGTGGTGTTATCGCAGATGTGGATACTACTGGATACTTGATTGATGCTTTTTGCATGGATGATAATGTTTGGAAGGGTTATGAACTTCTTCGCCAAGTTGTGAACGGTGGTCATTTTCCTTCTAGTGTCGTTTCTAATCAATTGATACGTGTATTCAGTAAGAGTGGGAATTATTCAAGAATGTCAGATGTACTGCACATTATGATTGCGATGAATCAGCCCCCAGGTATATTTACTTATCAGGAAGTTATCAATGGGCTATGCAAGAGAAATATGAAACATGAGGGTTTTCGAGTTTTTAATGATCTCAAGGATAGAGGATATGCTCCAGATCGGGTAATGTACACCACAATGATTCATGGCCTTTGCAAAATGAAATGGCTAGGAGATGCTCGGAGGTTGTGGTTTGAAATGATACAAAAGGGTATGATTCCTAATGAGTATACATACAATGCTCTcatttatgggtattttaagATTGGTAATCTAGCAGAAGCTGAGAGGCTTTCTAAGGAAATGTGCGAAATTGGTTATGGTGAGACCACTGTGAGTTACAACACCATGATTAAGGGCCTTTGCTTGAATGGGAAAGTAGAAGCAGCTCATGACTTGTTCCAACAAATGGCTGAGAGAAATGTTGCCTGTGATGTCATCACATTCAACTCTCTGATTCAGGGCTTCTGCCAGGAAGGTAATATAGCTATGGGAACAAAGCTTTTACATGATCTTATAAATAGGGGTTTGCAACCATCAACTGCCTCGTATACAGTGCTAATTGAAAAACTTTGTGAGATGGGGCATGTTGAGGAAGGTACAGTACTCTGGAAAGATATGCAAGAAAGGGGTGTGTTACCTGCTGTCTGTAGTCATGATTCAATCATTGTTGGACTGGTTGAGCAAGGCTTTCTTGCTGAGGGGATGGAGTGGCTGAGCAATATGCTAGAGAGTCGGCGCAGACCACGGCAGGAAACTTTTGAGAGACTGATTCACTGTCTTTCTGAAGCAGATAAGTGGGGTGATGCCTTATTTGTTTTAGGTAGTATGCTGAAGATGGGGTATACCCTGAATGAGTGCATTTGCCTTTCTGTTGTGGGCAAACTCTGCAATGATAATCCCAGTGGTGTTGAGAAATGTATAGAGGATGTCCTTAGAACAGCAAATGCTTCGTAG